DNA sequence from the Coffea eugenioides isolate CCC68of chromosome 9, Ceug_1.0, whole genome shotgun sequence genome:
TAAAGAAGTTGCACAGCCCCCTCTAAGAGGGGTAAAAGGAGGATGAAAAACTGATATTATCATAATTGAGTGCAGGAAGGAGGACATAAATGTAACTGCTTGGTCATGATTATGCAACCTTAGATGATGAATGGTAGCCCAAAATACCTGATACAGATGAACTACTCATGTGATATCATTATAGGCAAGGCAAGCCAATGGATCAATATACTATTTGTCCAATAAGCGTAAGTACCACCCTTAGAATTGGATGACAATAGAGTAACACCATAAATCAAAGCACTATATGATGCATAATTTCTAATTTGGCCACACACCTGGATTGTTTTTCTAAATTGTTCAGGGAAAATTTCTTCATTCTTCTTTTGCCCACTTCTTCTTTCATAAGTTTGCTGTCTGGCAAGCCAATCCCAAAATTCTGGTTCTTttgaaaaatcccttcgtaAGTCGGCAAGTATCTCATCTCGCATATCATCTGAATGAGTCAAGTCTGTTGCTTCCAGTATCTCAAGAAATCTAGTTCGTAGGCTGAAACTAGAAGGAAGGGCTTCAATTGCTCCACTGTAAACAGTTCGAAGGATGCTTAAACCTTTCACTCGAAATAGATCTGGTTTCTCCTCTGATGCAGCATTGGCATTAGATTCTAAAGCATCCTCCTTTTCCTCATCAAGTGCCATAAACAGTTCACTGTTCTCGGCTCTCCATTGCTTCTCAGCAGTTTCATGGGGATCACGAGTTAATGTTCGGTCATCCTCTCCTAGAGCAACCCTTCGAGCTTTCAACTTGTTAAGATATGTGAGTTCCATGCGGAGATACTCTACCCACAGATCCTCTGAAGTTGGGCATGCTCTCAAACCATTCTGCATGAGAGCACGAGCAGCAGTAGTATTCAAGTTCTGGTCAAACTCCCAAGCAGCAGCATAAATCCAGACCCCAGGTACTTTAGGATGAAAACGGATCAACTGTGCTAGTGCCTAGAATAGAATAAGAAGAAACAAGAATGTTAAAATGTATGAATCAAAATTAGCATCCCGCATGACTACATAATCATGTTAGTAAACAAATTGCTATGCATGCGTAAGCAAGCTGTGTGTGATATTTACACACTCGACTTAAGGAAATGATTCTCAGTCTCAATTCTGAATTCCTAGTTCTTTGAAAACCACAAACAACTTAGGTTTGAATATCCCCTAATCCCCAAATTTTAGAACTTGTGCCATATGAAAGCAAATTTGGCTTCTTAACCAGAGATTGGAGAGCACATGATTGGTCTCCCACTAATTTTTCATCAGAACCAAATAGTATAAAAGAAACCCAGTTTCCTCTAAAAAGATTAAAACTTGATTCCTAAAGAACAATACATTGTCTCAGGCGCTCAACTAGACATGACTATACATCAATTTAGATACTCATATATAGATGTCTAGGATGCAATATCCCTGTTCATTCATCCATTCCTTTCACATCAAAGAGTTACAAAAGTCCGTCTTCTATTTGAAGCCAATCCACCACCAACAATGAATTTTCTAAATTGAATTAGCCagcccaaaaagaaaaaacagagccAAACAAAACATATCTAAAATACCTTTTTCATTCTGCCATTTCTTCTTTGCCTACAGAACTCCAAATACTGAAACCAAAGCTGAATATCTCCCTTAAACCTATTAGTAGCCAGCCGATATATCTCCACGATTCTGGAGACACCCGCGTAATCCGCCACtgatttcttccatttcttaTCCTTCCCCGTCTGATGCTTCAACAGAGCTTTCTTCCTAAGCAGCCGCAGCTGGTCCAGCTTCTTCTCGTATTCGGTATATGCCAAAAAGTCTTCCTTCAAGGGGCTCGGCCTCTTTAGCCGGTACTCGAACTTCCGCCGCTGTTTCACTATCTCGGCTATCTCCCGCCGGCTGAACAAGCCGCGCCGCTCTAGATCCTCCAGCTCATTCAGCATCCTCTCCAGCTTGAACTGTACCACGTCcgccatttttcttttctctttctttcttttgtttttttggttcTCTGTTTCGTGGGGTTTTGGGAGGGGAAGGTTTTAGCGGTTAGGTTTATTTGATTCTGATTTCCAAGGAGGAAGATGACGGAGGTGGTATTGGGCCTAGAAATTGGGCTGTCCCCTTACTAAAATGATTTGAGGGGCTTAAGGCTGGTGCAGTATGCAACCCTTGATCTCTTCCCCTTATAACTGGGCTGAGTTGGGCCTACTTCCCTAGCTAGTTGTTAGGACCCATTTCTTCAGttccctctctttttcttatttcttcCCCCCCCCTTTTTTAAGTTGAAAATATGTGAAAAGTTATTCTTAATCTTCTATATAGTAAGAGTATGCACCGTCATTATTAGATGGATACACTATCACTATTAAGTGCATGAAACTcatctaaatttaaatttaaaatccaaAATTTGTTCATGCATCATACATCCGACtatgataatatatacactgtcaatgtatataaaataaacTCTATTATTAAAGTCCAACATTTTGGTCAAGAAATGTTCAATTTCAATTCTAGTTACTAGAAGTCTTTTATTAGTACTTGGTAGGCAATAAcataaactaaaaaaaaaaaaaacacacacacacacacagagaaaAAGAATCTACTAATATCTATCAAATTCTTAACTTACAATTGGTCAATTTTCCATTGTAATTATGGAAATCTAGTAGAAGTGGAATTCACTCGTTTTGGGGAAGCAATAACTTGTTCTCAATGGGATATGAGACGGAAGCTTGCAGATTAACAAATAATagtaaatgcatgcaaaatGTATTAAAAAGGGCAATGGGAAGCGCGGCAGTATCATCATCATAACAGCGCTTTGTCAAGCTTGAGTCCACGCTCTTGAGACATTTGCTGAAGGCGTTAACACCGAAAGTGTGAGACCCACGCCTTCTTGCTTCTTTAGCAGGAGGATGCACTTTTGAATTGCATGAAACCAAACAAATTTCTGACGTGAATGTATCATGTGGTTTTAGGCTTTGTTGTCTCGGTTACTTGTGATGCTAAACTATTCACTGCAGGTCTCTGATGTATTGTACTATAATTTTGGCTCATTTATGTAGTAACTTTTTGAGATCCAATTAAGTTCTTTCTTTCTAAATCAGATTAGATAGATTCATATCCAAAAAAAGGCTGACAATAAGTTGTTTCAAAATCGACTATTTGTCCCCAATTTTTAGAAATGTCTGCGATAGAACAAATAGCTCTACGAACCAATGGATCGTTTGAAGGAATATCAGCACTAGACAAATACA
Encoded proteins:
- the LOC113783340 gene encoding U3 small nucleolar RNA-associated protein 6 homolog gives rise to the protein MADVVQFKLERMLNELEDLERRGLFSRREIAEIVKQRRKFEYRLKRPSPLKEDFLAYTEYEKKLDQLRLLRKKALLKHQTGKDKKWKKSVADYAGVSRIVEIYRLATNRFKGDIQLWFQYLEFCRQRRNGRMKKALAQLIRFHPKVPGVWIYAAAWEFDQNLNTTAARALMQNGLRACPTSEDLWVEYLRMELTYLNKLKARRVALGEDDRTLTRDPHETAEKQWRAENSELFMALDEEKEDALESNANAASEEKPDLFRVKGLSILRTVYSGAIEALPSSFSLRTRFLEILEATDLTHSDDMRDEILADLRRDFSKEPEFWDWLARQQTYERRSGQKKNEEIFPEQFRKTIQVYEEGLKAVPSATMFEFYVKFLMDAISCIIGDNQPEDSSKSGQGVDPISHLLMVYEEAQNSGFISEDLACEHVSFLLQLGKLHEARKLVEKLCAGKFSNSVKLWALQISIDMRCVQDRSNSPTKANLSSIFDILINFLTHVAISEAEKLWRMAFKYFAHHQHYFDKLVETSVVALTKFGGSDNGFSLGSTVVNHVLQRDGVQRAREIYKRLLALPRPGLILFQNCIELEMNLASVGNSDCLVNARKLFESALTTYSQEPSLWRDYYTMEVKIGTPDKAAALHWRARKALKYNVKLATTNL